A genomic window from Methanoculleus sp. SDB includes:
- a CDS encoding glutamine synthetase, translating into MSTDAISTMLERIEKDGVEFIRLQFSDLQGHPKNVAIPVCQAEKALSDGIGFDGSSIQGFVRIEESDMILKPDPATYSILPWRKGVARFICDVHKADNTPFEGDPRYVLKKVLADAAQEGYVFNTGPELEFFLFKLIDGKPTTEFQDLGGYFDLAPTDLAENVRRDIILALTDMGFEIEASHHEVAESQHEIDFKYGDALTTADNVITFKFATKTIALMNGLHATFMAKPVFGINGSGMHTNCSLFKDGKNAFFDPVGPRQLSDTAHYFIGGLLKHVKAITRVANPTVNSYKRLVPGYEAPVYISWSGANRSALCRVPAPRGNSTRVEYRSPDPTCNPYLTFAIVLAAGLDGIRNKIAPPESLDRNIFHMTQEESDRLGIETLPGDLITANTHLLADPVLCTALGAHVVENLNVIAQTEWDSFRTAVHPWEVAKYLNY; encoded by the coding sequence ATGTCGACAGACGCGATCTCAACAATGCTTGAGAGAATTGAAAAAGATGGCGTGGAGTTCATCAGACTTCAATTCTCCGACCTTCAGGGGCATCCAAAAAATGTCGCCATTCCGGTTTGCCAGGCAGAAAAAGCTCTTTCCGATGGAATCGGGTTCGATGGTTCATCAATCCAGGGCTTTGTTCGGATCGAGGAATCGGATATGATCCTCAAACCCGATCCCGCAACGTACAGCATCCTGCCTTGGAGAAAGGGAGTGGCGAGGTTTATTTGCGACGTCCACAAGGCAGATAATACACCCTTTGAGGGCGATCCCCGTTATGTCCTGAAGAAGGTACTTGCCGACGCCGCTCAGGAAGGGTATGTATTCAACACCGGTCCCGAACTTGAGTTTTTCCTCTTCAAACTGATCGACGGTAAGCCCACGACAGAGTTTCAGGATCTGGGCGGCTACTTTGATCTCGCTCCCACCGACCTTGCGGAGAACGTACGGCGCGATATCATTCTCGCCCTGACCGATATGGGCTTTGAGATCGAGGCGTCCCACCATGAAGTTGCGGAAAGCCAGCATGAGATCGACTTCAAGTACGGTGACGCACTGACGACTGCCGACAACGTGATTACGTTCAAGTTCGCGACAAAGACCATCGCACTCATGAACGGGCTGCATGCCACCTTCATGGCAAAGCCTGTCTTCGGCATCAACGGCAGCGGGATGCATACCAACTGTTCACTCTTTAAAGACGGTAAAAATGCCTTCTTTGACCCCGTGGGACCGCGCCAGCTCTCCGATACGGCACATTACTTCATCGGCGGACTCCTGAAGCATGTCAAGGCGATTACCCGTGTGGCAAACCCGACGGTCAATTCGTACAAACGGCTCGTACCCGGGTATGAGGCTCCGGTCTACATCAGCTGGAGCGGCGCAAACAGAAGCGCCCTCTGCCGGGTACCCGCACCACGCGGAAACAGCACCCGTGTCGAGTACAGGAGCCCCGATCCCACGTGTAATCCGTACCTGACGTTTGCGATAGTTCTCGCTGCCGGCCTCGACGGCATCCGAAACAAAATCGCTCCTCCGGAGAGTCTTGACCGGAATATTTTCCATATGACCCAGGAGGAATCGGATAGACTCGGCATAGAGACTCTTCCGGGCGACCTCATAACGGCCAATACGCACCTGCTTGCAGACCCGGTGCTCTGCACTGCGCTCGGCGCCCATGTAGTGGAGAATCTCAACGTTATTGCCCAAACAGAGTGGGATTCATTCCGCACTGCTGTCCACCCCTGGGAAGTTGCGAAGTACTTGAATTATT
- a CDS encoding glutamate synthase gives MTVGSLPVRYRISVDHDACMLCERCIENCPYGVFRREGDRIAIDSRKCTACHRCIAMCPRDAITMEEKPVDYRSHPLWTREVREAIYNQARTGRIILSGMGNVLDYPVIFDRLVLDACQVTNPSIDPLREPMELRTYIGKKPRQLEFTRNPAGDLELATTLAPNLQLETPIMIGHMSYGAISLNAQLSLARAAKETGTFMGTGEGGLHKAIYPYQDNMIVQTASGRFGVDIDYLERGAAIEIKIGQGAKPGIGGHLPGEKVPADVSQTRMIPEGSDAISPAPHHDIYSIEDLAQLVRGLKEATEWKKPVFVKIAAVHNVAAIAAGIARSSADAVVVDGFRGGTGAAPRVFRDHVGLPIEAALAAVDEKLREQGVRNEVSVIASGGLRESADVAKAIALGADAVYIGTAALVALGCRVCGSCYRNLCPWGIATQREDLVRRLDPDVGAEQAANLIRGWTLELAELMGAAGINSIESLRGNRDRLRGYLLDENLLKVLDVKMVGA, from the coding sequence ATGACGGTCGGAAGTCTCCCGGTCCGGTACCGGATATCCGTGGACCATGACGCCTGCATGCTGTGCGAGCGGTGTATCGAAAACTGCCCGTATGGTGTTTTCAGGCGGGAAGGCGACCGGATTGCAATTGACTCGAGAAAGTGCACCGCATGCCACCGGTGCATCGCCATGTGTCCTCGCGACGCCATAACCATGGAGGAAAAACCGGTTGATTACCGAAGCCATCCTCTCTGGACCCGGGAAGTCCGCGAGGCGATCTACAATCAGGCGCGCACGGGACGCATCATCCTCTCGGGGATGGGCAATGTGCTCGACTATCCGGTGATCTTCGATCGCCTCGTCCTGGATGCGTGCCAGGTCACAAACCCGAGCATTGACCCGTTGCGCGAACCGATGGAACTCCGCACGTATATCGGAAAGAAACCGCGGCAGCTGGAATTTACACGCAATCCCGCCGGCGATCTCGAACTGGCGACAACACTCGCTCCGAACCTGCAGCTCGAAACTCCGATCATGATCGGGCATATGAGCTACGGAGCGATCAGCCTCAACGCGCAACTGAGCCTCGCCCGTGCCGCGAAGGAAACCGGGACCTTCATGGGGACGGGTGAGGGAGGGCTCCACAAGGCGATTTACCCGTACCAGGACAACATGATTGTTCAGACCGCGTCGGGACGATTCGGGGTCGATATCGATTATCTCGAACGCGGCGCCGCAATCGAGATAAAAATCGGGCAGGGAGCCAAGCCGGGCATCGGCGGGCATCTGCCGGGTGAGAAGGTACCCGCGGATGTTTCCCAGACCCGGATGATTCCGGAGGGCAGTGACGCAATAAGTCCCGCCCCGCATCATGACATCTACAGCATCGAGGATCTTGCGCAGCTTGTGCGAGGCCTGAAAGAAGCAACCGAATGGAAAAAGCCTGTTTTCGTCAAGATTGCAGCGGTGCACAATGTAGCGGCGATCGCTGCGGGTATCGCACGATCGTCCGCGGATGCGGTAGTCGTGGACGGGTTCCGCGGCGGTACCGGTGCGGCACCCCGGGTGTTCCGGGATCACGTCGGCCTTCCGATTGAAGCTGCGCTTGCGGCGGTGGATGAAAAACTGCGTGAGCAGGGCGTGCGGAATGAAGTGTCGGTGATTGCGAGCGGCGGCCTCCGGGAGAGTGCCGATGTGGCAAAGGCCATTGCGCTCGGAGCCGATGCCGTCTATATCGGCACTGCGGCGCTTGTGGCGCTCGGGTGCCGCGTCTGCGGGAGCTGTTACCGGAATCTCTGCCCGTGGGGCATTGCCACCCAGCGGGAGGATCTCGTTCGGCGCCTCGACCCGGACGTCGGTGCTGAACAGGCGGCAAATCTCATTCGCGGATGGACCCTCGAACTGGCAGAGCTGATGGGTGCTGCAGGCATCAACAGTATCGAAAGCCTTCGCGGCAACCGGGATCGCCTGCGCGGCTACCTGCTTGACGAAAACCTGCTGAAGGTGCTGGACGTGAAGATGGTGGGGGCGTGA